A single Kribbella aluminosa DNA region contains:
- the carB gene encoding carbamoyl-phosphate synthase large subunit, translated as MPRRTDIESVLVIGSGPIVIGQACEFDYSGTQACRVLREEGFRVVLVNSNPATIMTDPEFADATYVEPITPEFVEKVIEKERPNALLATLGGQTALNAAIALHDNGVLEKYGVELIGASVDAIQRGENRESFKHIVEKLGAETARSVICHTLDDVMGAAAELGYPLVVRPSFTMGGVGSGMAYDEADLRRIAGAGLHASPTTEVLIEESILGWKEYELEVMRDKADNVVIICSIENVDPMGVHTGDSVTVAPAMTLTDREYQVMRDLAIGIIREVGVDTGGCNIQFAVDPADGRLIVIEMNPRVSRSSALASKATGFPIAKIAAKVAIGYTLDEIPNDITKQTPASFEPTLDYVVVKVPRFAFEKFPAADATLTTHMKSVGEAMAIGRNYTEALQKALRSLEKPEARFSWAGQPSELGPLLEAIKTPQDGRLRIIMDAIRAGATAQQIFDNTRIDPWFVDQLYLIHETALQVAAAPRLTPEVIKLAKRHGFSDLQLAEIRGLTEDVVRGVRQALGIRPVYKTVDTCAAEFKAETPYHYSSYDEETEVAPRETPAVLILGSGPNRIGQGIEFDYSCVHASMALREAGYCTIMVNCNPETVSTDYDTSDRLYFEPLTCEDVLEIVYAELQAGPVAGVIVQLGGQTPLGLAQRLADAGVPIVGTSPAAIHLAEERGAFGKVLADANLPAPKHGTALSAEQAHVIAEEIGFPVLVRPSYVLGGRGMEIVYSSAELAAALERLGGGDAFEHPVLIDRFLDDAVEIDVDGLFDGNELFLGGVMEHIEEAGVHSGDSSCALPPITLGNADIENIRRSTEAIARGVGVRGLLNVQYALAGDVLYVLEANPRASRTVPFVSKATATPLAKAAARVMLGATISELRTEGLLPASGDGGTLPPTTPIAVKEAVMPFNRFRTIDGSSVDTVLGPEMKSTGEVMGIDDTFGTAFAKSQAGASQPLPTDGKVFVSVANRDKRHMIFPVKRLADLGFQIYATEGTADVLRRNGVEAVTVRKSSQGPGPNGEPTIVQMVQDGELNLIVNTPIGITQGGSPRLDGYEIRSAAVARNIPCITTVQGLAAAVQGIEAQRAGDIAVRSLQDWVPRIHGA; from the coding sequence ATGCCACGTCGTACAGACATCGAGTCGGTCCTGGTGATCGGGTCCGGCCCGATCGTGATCGGCCAGGCCTGCGAGTTCGACTACTCCGGGACCCAGGCCTGCCGAGTGCTCCGCGAGGAGGGCTTCCGGGTCGTCCTGGTGAACTCCAACCCGGCCACGATCATGACCGACCCGGAGTTCGCGGACGCGACGTACGTCGAGCCGATCACGCCGGAGTTCGTCGAGAAGGTGATCGAGAAGGAGCGCCCGAACGCCCTGCTCGCCACCCTCGGCGGCCAGACCGCGCTGAACGCGGCGATCGCGCTGCACGACAACGGCGTACTGGAGAAGTACGGCGTGGAGCTGATCGGCGCCTCCGTCGACGCGATCCAGCGCGGTGAGAACCGGGAGTCGTTCAAGCACATCGTCGAGAAGCTCGGGGCGGAGACCGCGCGGTCGGTGATCTGCCACACGCTCGACGACGTGATGGGCGCGGCCGCCGAGCTCGGGTACCCGCTGGTCGTGCGGCCGTCGTTCACGATGGGCGGCGTCGGCAGCGGGATGGCGTACGACGAGGCCGACCTGCGCCGGATCGCCGGCGCCGGGCTGCACGCCTCGCCGACGACGGAGGTGCTGATCGAGGAGTCGATCCTCGGCTGGAAGGAGTACGAGCTGGAGGTGATGCGCGACAAGGCCGACAACGTCGTGATCATCTGCTCGATCGAGAACGTCGACCCGATGGGTGTCCACACCGGCGACTCGGTCACGGTCGCGCCGGCGATGACGCTGACCGACCGCGAGTACCAGGTCATGCGGGACCTTGCCATCGGCATCATCCGTGAGGTCGGCGTCGACACCGGCGGCTGCAACATCCAGTTCGCGGTGGACCCGGCGGACGGCCGGCTGATCGTGATCGAGATGAACCCGCGGGTGTCCCGCTCGTCCGCGCTGGCGTCCAAGGCGACCGGCTTCCCGATCGCTAAGATCGCCGCGAAGGTCGCCATCGGTTACACGCTGGACGAGATCCCGAACGACATCACCAAGCAGACCCCGGCCAGCTTCGAGCCGACGCTGGACTACGTGGTGGTGAAGGTGCCGCGGTTCGCGTTCGAGAAGTTCCCGGCCGCGGACGCCACGCTGACCACGCACATGAAGAGCGTCGGCGAGGCGATGGCGATCGGCCGGAACTACACCGAGGCGCTGCAGAAGGCGCTCCGGTCGCTGGAGAAGCCGGAGGCGCGGTTCTCCTGGGCCGGTCAGCCGTCGGAACTCGGCCCGTTGCTGGAGGCGATCAAGACGCCGCAGGACGGCCGGCTGCGGATCATCATGGACGCGATCCGGGCCGGGGCGACGGCTCAGCAGATCTTCGACAACACGAGGATCGATCCGTGGTTCGTGGACCAGCTGTACCTGATCCACGAGACCGCGCTGCAGGTGGCGGCCGCGCCGCGGCTGACGCCCGAGGTGATCAAGCTCGCCAAGCGGCACGGGTTCTCCGACCTGCAGCTGGCCGAGATCCGCGGGCTCACCGAGGACGTGGTCCGGGGTGTCCGGCAGGCGCTCGGGATCCGGCCGGTGTACAAGACGGTCGACACCTGTGCGGCCGAGTTCAAGGCCGAGACGCCGTACCACTACTCGTCGTACGACGAGGAGACGGAAGTCGCACCGCGCGAGACCCCGGCCGTGCTGATCCTCGGCTCCGGGCCGAACCGGATCGGGCAGGGCATCGAGTTCGACTACTCGTGTGTGCACGCGTCGATGGCGCTCCGCGAGGCCGGGTACTGCACGATCATGGTGAACTGCAACCCGGAGACGGTGTCGACCGACTACGACACCTCCGACCGGTTGTACTTCGAGCCGCTCACCTGCGAGGACGTGCTCGAGATCGTGTACGCCGAGCTGCAGGCCGGGCCGGTCGCGGGCGTGATCGTCCAGCTCGGCGGCCAGACGCCGCTCGGGCTGGCGCAGCGGCTCGCGGACGCCGGCGTACCGATCGTCGGTACGTCGCCGGCCGCGATCCACCTGGCCGAAGAACGTGGCGCCTTCGGCAAGGTGCTGGCGGACGCGAACCTGCCGGCCCCGAAGCACGGTACGGCGCTGTCCGCCGAGCAGGCGCACGTGATCGCCGAGGAGATCGGCTTCCCGGTGCTGGTGCGGCCCTCGTACGTGCTCGGCGGGCGGGGGATGGAGATCGTCTACAGCTCGGCCGAGCTGGCCGCCGCGCTGGAGCGGCTGGGCGGGGGCGACGCCTTCGAGCACCCGGTGCTGATCGACCGGTTCCTGGACGACGCGGTGGAGATCGACGTCGACGGGCTGTTCGACGGGAACGAGCTGTTCCTCGGCGGCGTGATGGAGCACATCGAGGAGGCCGGGGTGCACTCCGGCGACTCGTCGTGCGCGCTGCCGCCGATCACGCTCGGGAACGCGGACATCGAGAACATCCGGCGCTCGACCGAGGCGATCGCGCGCGGGGTCGGCGTCCGCGGGCTGCTGAACGTGCAGTACGCGCTGGCCGGTGACGTGCTGTACGTCCTGGAGGCGAACCCGCGGGCCTCGCGGACGGTGCCGTTCGTGTCCAAGGCGACCGCGACACCGCTGGCGAAGGCGGCGGCCCGGGTGATGCTCGGTGCAACCATTTCCGAGCTGCGGACCGAGGGTCTGCTGCCGGCGTCCGGTGACGGTGGCACGCTGCCGCCGACGACGCCGATCGCGGTCAAGGAAGCCGTGATGCCGTTCAACCGGTTCCGGACCATCGACGGCTCGTCGGTCGACACCGTGCTCGGGCCGGAGATGAAGTCCACCGGTGAGGTGATGGGCATCGACGACACGTTCGGTACGGCGTTCGCGAAGTCCCAGGCGGGGGCGTCGCAGCCGCTGCCGACCGACGGGAAGGTGTTCGTCTCGGTCGCGAACCGGGACAAGCGGCACATGATCTTCCCGGTCAAGCGGCTCGCGGATCTCGGCTTCCAGATCTACGCGACCGAGGGCACGGCCGACGTACTGCGGCGCAACGGCGTCGAGGCCGTCACGGTCCGGAAGAGCAGCCAGGGTCCTGGTCCGAACGGGGAGCCGACGATCGTCCAGATGGTCCAGGACGGCGAACTGAACCTGATCGTCAACACCCCCATCGGCATCACCCAGGGCGGCTCACCCCGCCTCGACGGCTACGAGATCCGCAGCGCGGCGGTCGCGCGGAACATCCCCTGCATCACCACCGTGCAGGGTCTCGCGGCCGCGGTCCAGGGCATCGAGGCCCAGCGGGCCGGCGACATCGCCGTACGGTCCTTGCAGGACTGGGTCCCCAGGATCCACGGTGCCTGA
- a CDS encoding LysR family transcriptional regulator, giving the protein MDIRQLRCLVEIVDSGTFTDAAIELGISQAAVSRNLLALERELGVRLLHRTSRSLTPTTVGVRVLARARHVLAEIDELVADATSGHSRLRVGHAWSAFGSHTREFQRRWTAEHPGIEIQLIRTNTPTGGLAEGLCDLAVIRSHLDLHRFAHVLLTQEQRYCALPADDPLTRKRAVTLDQLRTRTLVIDRRTGSTTADLWPEDARPVIEYTQDVDDWLSAVASGRCVGMTPQATTTQYRRDGVTYRPVRDAPPVDVHLIWQRADPHPATQAAVELLTALYSSSSSS; this is encoded by the coding sequence ATGGATATCCGGCAGCTGCGGTGCCTGGTGGAGATCGTGGACTCCGGCACGTTCACCGACGCCGCGATCGAGCTCGGGATCTCGCAGGCCGCAGTGTCCCGCAACCTGCTGGCGCTCGAACGCGAACTCGGCGTCCGTCTGCTGCACCGCACCAGCCGGTCGCTCACCCCGACCACCGTCGGCGTCCGGGTCCTCGCCCGCGCGCGGCACGTCCTCGCCGAGATCGACGAACTAGTGGCCGACGCGACCAGCGGACACAGCCGGCTACGCGTCGGGCACGCGTGGTCGGCGTTCGGCAGCCACACGCGCGAGTTCCAGCGCCGGTGGACGGCCGAGCATCCCGGCATCGAGATACAGCTCATCCGCACCAACACCCCGACCGGCGGACTCGCCGAGGGGCTGTGCGACCTCGCGGTGATCCGCAGCCACCTGGACCTCCACCGCTTCGCGCACGTACTGCTCACGCAGGAGCAGCGGTACTGCGCTCTGCCCGCCGACGACCCGCTCACCCGCAAGCGGGCCGTCACGCTCGACCAGCTCCGCACCAGGACACTCGTCATCGACCGGCGGACCGGAAGTACCACGGCTGATCTCTGGCCGGAGGACGCTCGCCCGGTGATCGAGTACACGCAGGACGTCGACGACTGGCTGTCGGCGGTCGCCTCGGGCCGGTGCGTCGGGATGACGCCACAGGCGACGACGACGCAGTACCGGCGGGACGGCGTCACGTACCGGCCGGTGCGGGACGCGCCGCCAGTCGACGTACACCTGATCTGGCAGCGTGCGGACCCGCATCCGGCGACCCAGGCCGCGGTGGAGCTGCTGACAGCGCTCTACTCGAGTAGTTCCAGCAGCTGA
- a CDS encoding EamA family transporter, whose translation MRRDRLVGVVMMLGSGLSTQVGASVAALAFPVIGPAGVVAIRQWVAALLLLAVGRPRLRTITARQWRTVIALAAVFAVMNLSLYTAIDRVGLGMAVTLEFLGPLAVALLGSRRLLDLVCALVAAPAVILLTRPQATTDYLGIGLGLLAALCWAFYILLNRKVGRELPGATGAAAAAGLSGLAYVPVGIVVLTHHPATLASATYALAAGVLSSAVPYFVDVLTLRRVPAQFFGVFMSVNPVLAALVGLVVLHQKPAVLDWIAILVIVSANAAAVTFGGTFGADAVRHKRVPVAECDVLHGVPELAVTPAFGKVSADGEPRSSRTTQ comes from the coding sequence GTGAGGCGAGATCGGTTGGTCGGTGTGGTGATGATGCTCGGCAGCGGGCTGTCGACGCAGGTCGGTGCGTCGGTGGCGGCGCTGGCGTTCCCGGTGATCGGCCCGGCGGGCGTGGTCGCGATCCGGCAGTGGGTCGCCGCCCTCCTGCTGCTCGCCGTCGGCCGTCCGCGACTACGCACGATCACCGCCCGCCAGTGGCGCACAGTGATCGCCCTGGCAGCGGTCTTCGCAGTGATGAACCTGTCCCTCTACACGGCCATCGACCGGGTAGGCCTCGGCATGGCGGTCACGCTCGAATTCCTGGGACCGCTCGCCGTTGCGCTGCTGGGCTCGCGGCGCCTCCTCGACCTGGTCTGCGCACTCGTCGCCGCACCCGCCGTCATCCTCCTCACCCGTCCGCAGGCAACAACCGACTACCTGGGCATCGGACTGGGTCTGCTCGCCGCACTCTGCTGGGCGTTCTACATCCTCCTGAACCGAAAGGTCGGAAGAGAGTTGCCGGGCGCAACAGGTGCCGCCGCGGCAGCGGGCCTCTCCGGGTTGGCCTACGTACCGGTCGGAATCGTCGTACTGACGCATCACCCCGCAACGCTCGCTTCCGCGACGTACGCGCTGGCCGCCGGCGTGCTCTCGTCGGCCGTCCCGTACTTCGTCGACGTATTGACGCTGCGCCGGGTCCCGGCCCAGTTCTTCGGCGTGTTCATGAGCGTGAACCCGGTACTCGCGGCCCTCGTCGGGCTCGTCGTACTGCATCAGAAGCCGGCCGTGCTCGACTGGATCGCGATCCTCGTGATCGTGTCCGCGAACGCGGCGGCGGTGACGTTCGGGGGCACGTTCGGCGCTGACGCAGTACGTCACAAACGGGTTCCAGTCGCGGAGTGCGATGTTCTTCACGGCGTGCCGGAGCTTGCGGTGACCCCAGCGTTCGGAAAGGTGTCGGCGGACGGGGAGCCACGGTCTTCCCGCACGACACAGTGA
- the pyrF gene encoding orotidine-5'-phosphate decarboxylase, producing MSDNKPFGARLRSAMDTRGPLCVGIDPHAHLLDAWGLPDTAEGLASFTYGVVDALADRVAVFKPQSAFFERFGSAGVAVLEQATIRLREAGALVIIDAKRGDIGTTMAGYASAYLSEKGPLACDALTVSPYLGFGSLQPAIDEARAAGAGLFVLALTSNPEGPQFQSARTADGSTVAGAVLDGLRGLNADADGLGSFGAVVGATISSTDENLDINGPLLAPGLGAQGGTAEGLTRVFGTAVRNVVPSSSREILGAGPDPKALQDAAARTNDAYRTVLGY from the coding sequence ATGAGCGACAACAAACCCTTCGGCGCGCGCCTGCGCTCGGCAATGGACACCCGCGGCCCGCTGTGCGTCGGCATCGACCCGCACGCCCATCTGCTGGACGCCTGGGGCCTCCCGGACACCGCCGAGGGCCTCGCCTCGTTCACGTACGGCGTCGTGGACGCGCTCGCCGACCGGGTCGCGGTGTTCAAGCCGCAGTCCGCGTTCTTCGAGCGGTTCGGCTCGGCCGGTGTCGCCGTACTCGAGCAGGCCACGATCCGGCTCCGGGAGGCCGGCGCGTTGGTGATCATCGACGCGAAGCGCGGTGACATCGGTACGACGATGGCCGGCTACGCGTCGGCGTACCTGTCCGAGAAGGGCCCGCTGGCGTGTGACGCGCTGACGGTCAGCCCGTACCTCGGCTTCGGTTCGTTGCAGCCCGCGATCGACGAGGCACGGGCGGCGGGGGCCGGCCTGTTCGTGCTCGCGCTGACGTCGAACCCGGAGGGCCCGCAGTTCCAGTCGGCCCGCACCGCCGACGGCTCGACCGTCGCAGGCGCCGTGCTGGACGGCCTCCGGGGCCTGAACGCGGACGCGGACGGCCTCGGCTCGTTCGGCGCGGTCGTTGGGGCGACCATCAGTTCGACCGACGAGAACCTGGACATCAACGGCCCGCTGCTGGCCCCGGGCCTCGGCGCCCAGGGCGGCACCGCCGAGGGCCTCACGAGGGTCTTCGGTACGGCGGTCCGCAACGTCGTACCCTCCAGCTCCCGCGAGATCCTCGGCGCCGGCCCGGACCCCAAGGCCCTCCAGGACGCCGCCGCCCGCACCAACGACGCGTACCGGACGGTCCTCGGCTACTGA
- a CDS encoding quinone-dependent dihydroorotate dehydrogenase, which produces MPESALRRRSGYERFVRPVLYRLGRGDAEVAHEQTLAGLRLLGRIPGATRAGARLFGAPAARTVFGVRFPSPVGLAAGMDKNGIALRAWPAIGFGFVEVGTVTAHPQPGNEKPRLFRLVEHEAVINRMGFNNLGSAALADRLAAYGDLGYPLGISIGKSKITPLDEAVGDYVTSLRRLYRYGDYFAVNVSSPNTPGLRELQDAGHLRELLTALHAEAAALTVAGLAPKPILVKIAPDLTTTAIDELLQVCTDTGVAGIIATNTTIGRPGVETHPLSTQTGGLSGRPLAEISAKVVTHIHHETGGALPVIGVGGIVDPSDAARLFDAGASLVQVYSGLIYKGPALVRQINRSLP; this is translated from the coding sequence GTGCCTGAGTCGGCCCTGCGGCGGCGGTCGGGGTACGAACGGTTCGTCCGGCCGGTGCTGTATCGGTTGGGGCGGGGAGATGCGGAGGTCGCGCACGAGCAGACGCTGGCCGGCCTTCGCCTCCTCGGGCGGATTCCGGGGGCAACCCGCGCCGGTGCCCGCCTGTTCGGGGCGCCCGCGGCCCGGACTGTGTTCGGCGTGCGGTTTCCTTCGCCTGTCGGGCTGGCGGCCGGGATGGACAAGAACGGGATCGCGCTGCGCGCCTGGCCCGCCATCGGGTTCGGCTTCGTGGAGGTCGGGACCGTCACCGCGCATCCCCAGCCGGGGAACGAGAAGCCGCGCCTGTTCCGCCTGGTCGAGCACGAAGCCGTGATCAACCGCATGGGCTTCAACAACCTCGGCAGCGCGGCCCTGGCCGACCGGCTGGCGGCGTACGGCGACCTCGGCTACCCGCTCGGTATCTCGATCGGCAAGTCCAAGATCACCCCGCTCGACGAAGCGGTCGGGGACTACGTGACCTCGCTGCGCCGCCTCTACCGGTACGGCGACTACTTCGCGGTGAACGTCAGCTCCCCGAACACCCCCGGCCTCCGCGAACTCCAGGACGCCGGCCACCTCAGAGAATTACTGACCGCCCTGCACGCCGAGGCCGCGGCCCTGACCGTCGCCGGTCTCGCCCCGAAACCGATCCTGGTGAAGATCGCCCCCGACCTGACCACGACCGCGATCGACGAACTCCTCCAGGTCTGCACCGACACCGGCGTCGCCGGCATCATCGCCACCAACACGACGATCGGCCGCCCCGGCGTCGAAACCCATCCGCTGTCCACGCAGACCGGCGGCCTCTCCGGCCGTCCGCTCGCCGAGATCTCGGCCAAGGTGGTCACCCACATCCATCACGAGACCGGGGGAGCGCTACCCGTCATCGGAGTAGGAGGAATCGTCGACCCGTCCGACGCAGCCCGCCTCTTCGACGCCGGCGCCAGCCTCGTCCAGGTCTACTCAGGCCTTATCTACAAGGGCCCCGCCCTCGTCCGCCAGATCAACAGGAGCTTGCCATGA
- a CDS encoding DUF4037 domain-containing protein, whose amino-acid sequence MGSGVELCRRFYDDVVRPVVGVPHSAALVGRGSEVLGYDDAMSADHNGEARVVLFVPYGVTVAPEVPDRFEGRPTAVEIHTIRAYLQSQLGFDPETEPTVRDWLTFPEHNLLMMTAGAVFHDDLGLQDVRDQLAYYPDDVWRYLMIAAWWRVHPEMNLAGRAGYVGDELGSSLIGSQLVQDLMRLCFLVERQYAPYSKWFGTAFSRLTCGPAIGPLLQTVLRAGSWEQREEALAAAYRAVGELHNRLAITAPVELGVEQLWDRPFKVVWGDFPGALSAAIEDPNVRRIADRWPVGGVEQLRDVLHRAGDRRQLLELLE is encoded by the coding sequence ATGGGTTCGGGAGTCGAGTTGTGCCGAAGGTTCTACGACGACGTTGTTCGGCCGGTCGTCGGCGTACCGCACAGTGCCGCGTTGGTGGGGCGCGGGTCGGAGGTGCTCGGGTACGACGACGCGATGTCGGCGGACCACAACGGCGAGGCGCGGGTGGTGCTGTTCGTGCCGTACGGCGTCACCGTCGCGCCGGAGGTGCCTGACCGGTTCGAGGGGCGGCCGACGGCCGTCGAGATCCACACGATCCGCGCGTACCTCCAGTCGCAGCTCGGGTTCGATCCGGAGACGGAGCCGACAGTGCGGGACTGGCTCACGTTCCCGGAACACAACCTGCTGATGATGACCGCAGGCGCGGTCTTCCACGACGACCTCGGCCTGCAGGACGTGCGCGACCAGCTGGCGTACTACCCGGACGACGTGTGGCGGTACCTGATGATCGCCGCCTGGTGGCGGGTGCATCCCGAGATGAACCTCGCCGGCCGGGCCGGGTACGTGGGTGACGAACTCGGTTCGTCCTTGATCGGATCGCAGCTCGTGCAGGATCTCATGCGGTTGTGCTTCCTCGTGGAGCGCCAGTACGCGCCGTACTCGAAGTGGTTCGGTACGGCGTTCTCCCGGTTGACCTGCGGACCGGCGATCGGCCCGCTTCTGCAGACGGTGCTCCGGGCCGGGTCGTGGGAGCAGCGAGAGGAGGCACTCGCGGCGGCGTACCGGGCGGTGGGGGAGTTGCACAACAGGCTCGCGATCACTGCGCCGGTCGAGCTCGGTGTCGAGCAGTTGTGGGACCGTCCGTTCAAGGTCGTCTGGGGCGACTTCCCGGGCGCGCTGTCCGCCGCGATCGAGGATCCGAACGTACGCCGGATCGCCGACCGCTGGCCGGTCGGCGGCGTCGAACAGCTCCGCGACGTCCTGCACCGGGCCGGCGACCGCCGTCAGCTGCTGGAACTACTCGAGTAG